A region of Nocardioides alkalitolerans DNA encodes the following proteins:
- a CDS encoding NAD(P)/FAD-dependent oxidoreductase, translating into MDESTETRSTRLGSTTYDVVVVGGGHNGLVAAAYLARRGLSVAVLERLGRTGGAAVSAEAFPGVPVRLSRYSYLVSLLPDQVVTDLGLDLRLVSRSTASYSPYRRDGVDGGLLVERPEGPATRASFAALTGSDAAYEAWTEFYGEVEELARVVAPTLTQPLPRVDDLAARVPATIWRDVVERPLGEAVERRFADDLVRGVVGTDALIGTFASLHSPSLVQNRCFLYHLIGNGTGEWRVPVGGMGAVTDALLASAVGAGAEVLTHADVRRVHAATGEAGTGGSGAEVTFVDAEGTHTVGARFVLSGVAPWTLAGLVGEPLEGVVKPQGSQLKINFLLDRLPRLRSGVDPAVAFAGTLHLAEGAGELEAAHADAVAGRVPTRLPGEVYCHSLTDPSILGPLAGTGAHTLTYFGLHTPAGLFAGDPGFAKVAVERAIASLDEVLLDPISSVVARDADGKPCIEAKTPLDVEADLQMPGGHIFHGDLEWPWAPARAALDAPAAAWGVETAYDGVLLCGSGARRGGAVSGLGGHNAAHAVLASI; encoded by the coding sequence ATGGACGAGAGCACGGAGACCCGTTCGACCCGTCTCGGGAGCACCACCTACGACGTCGTCGTGGTGGGCGGCGGCCACAACGGACTGGTGGCCGCGGCCTACCTCGCCCGCCGCGGGCTGTCGGTCGCGGTCCTCGAGCGGCTCGGCCGGACGGGTGGCGCCGCCGTGTCGGCCGAGGCGTTCCCCGGCGTGCCCGTGCGGCTCTCCCGCTACTCCTACCTCGTGAGCCTGCTGCCCGACCAGGTCGTCACCGATCTCGGTCTCGACCTGCGTCTCGTGTCGCGCTCGACCGCGTCGTACTCGCCCTACCGCCGCGACGGCGTCGACGGCGGGCTCCTCGTCGAGCGGCCGGAGGGCCCGGCCACCCGGGCGTCGTTCGCGGCGCTGACGGGCTCGGACGCGGCGTACGAGGCCTGGACGGAGTTCTACGGCGAGGTGGAGGAGCTGGCGCGGGTCGTCGCGCCGACCCTGACCCAGCCGCTGCCGCGGGTGGACGACCTGGCCGCCCGGGTGCCTGCGACCATCTGGCGCGACGTCGTGGAGCGCCCGCTCGGCGAGGCCGTCGAGCGGCGGTTCGCGGACGACCTCGTGCGCGGCGTCGTCGGCACCGACGCCCTCATCGGCACCTTCGCGTCGCTCCACAGCCCGTCGTTGGTGCAGAACCGCTGCTTCCTCTACCACCTCATCGGCAACGGCACGGGGGAGTGGCGCGTGCCGGTCGGCGGCATGGGGGCGGTCACCGACGCGCTGCTCGCCTCCGCCGTGGGGGCGGGGGCGGAGGTGCTGACGCACGCCGACGTACGGCGCGTGCACGCCGCCACCGGAGAGGCGGGGACCGGCGGGTCGGGGGCCGAGGTCACCTTCGTCGACGCTGAGGGCACGCACACGGTCGGGGCGCGGTTCGTGCTGTCCGGGGTGGCGCCGTGGACGTTGGCCGGGCTCGTCGGCGAGCCCCTCGAGGGCGTCGTTAAGCCCCAGGGCTCGCAGCTGAAGATCAACTTCCTGCTCGACCGCCTGCCGCGCCTGCGCTCGGGGGTGGACCCGGCCGTGGCGTTCGCGGGCACCCTGCACCTCGCGGAGGGTGCGGGCGAGCTCGAGGCGGCGCACGCCGACGCCGTCGCCGGCCGCGTGCCGACGCGCCTGCCGGGCGAGGTGTACTGCCACTCGCTGACGGACCCGTCGATCCTCGGCCCGCTGGCGGGCACGGGCGCGCACACGCTCACCTACTTCGGGCTGCACACGCCCGCGGGCCTCTTCGCGGGCGACCCGGGTTTCGCGAAGGTCGCCGTCGAGCGGGCCATCGCCTCGCTCGACGAGGTGCTCCTCGACCCGATCTCCTCCGTCGTGGCCCGGGACGCCGACGGCAAGCCGTGCATCGAGGCGAAGACCCCGCTGGACGTCGAGGCCGACCTGCAGATGCCCGGCGGGCACATCTTCCACGGCGACCTCGAGTGGCCCTGGGCGCCCGCGCGGGCCGCGCTCGACGCGCCGGCAGCGGCGTGGGGAGTGGAGACGGCGTACGACGGCGTGCTCCTCTGCGGCTCCGGCGCGCGCCGCGGCGGGGCCGTCTCCGGACTCGGCGGACACAACGCTGCCCACGCGGTCCTGGCCTCGATCTGA
- a CDS encoding IclR family transcriptional regulator C-terminal domain-containing protein: protein MSPRGTGSDFIEALARGLDVIKAFDPARPTLTMSEVAARTGLARPTARRILLTLEELGYVRAGESGYALTPRVVELGMAYVHSTGLWDLARPHMEDLVRLTGESSSVGQLDGSDIVYVARVAVPKIIALAVTIGTRFPAASTSLGKVMLADLEPAQVDEVLAEPSRSGVTVQRTPGSADLHRELAEIRERGWCLTDQALAAGVRSVATAIRGADGRTLAALNVTVHAAETTVETLVEEHLPHLLATAAAISDDIARRAAIPSVQTT, encoded by the coding sequence ATGAGTCCCCGTGGCACCGGTTCGGACTTCATCGAGGCGCTCGCCCGCGGACTTGACGTGATCAAGGCCTTCGACCCGGCACGCCCCACGTTGACCATGTCGGAGGTCGCCGCCCGCACCGGCCTGGCCCGTCCCACCGCGCGCCGGATCCTGCTGACCCTCGAGGAGCTGGGTTACGTGCGCGCCGGGGAGAGCGGCTACGCGCTCACCCCGCGCGTGGTCGAGCTCGGCATGGCCTACGTCCACTCGACCGGGCTGTGGGACCTCGCCCGCCCCCACATGGAGGACCTCGTCCGCCTGACGGGCGAGTCGTCCTCGGTCGGCCAGCTGGACGGCTCCGACATCGTGTACGTCGCGCGCGTGGCCGTCCCGAAGATCATCGCGCTCGCCGTGACGATCGGCACCCGCTTCCCGGCCGCGTCCACCTCGCTCGGCAAGGTCATGCTGGCCGACCTGGAGCCCGCACAGGTGGACGAAGTGCTGGCCGAGCCCAGCCGTTCCGGGGTCACCGTGCAGCGCACTCCCGGTTCCGCGGACCTGCACCGCGAGCTCGCCGAGATCCGTGAGCGCGGATGGTGCCTCACCGACCAGGCGCTCGCTGCGGGGGTGCGCTCCGTGGCTACGGCCATCCGCGGCGCCGACGGCCGCACCCTGGCGGCGCTCAACGTCACCGTGCACGCCGCCGAGACGACGGTCGAGACCCTCGTGGAGGAGCACCTCCCCCACCTGTTGGCCACCGCCGCGGCCATCAGCGACGACATCGCGCGACGGGCCGCCATCCCCTCGGTGCAGACCACCTGA